CGGTCTCCAGTCTGGTTGAATTGCTGCTGGGGGAACGGCGTCAGCAACAGCCGCATCCCTTCCATCTGAACCGGAGTCAGTTTTCCTTTGAGTAAGCGATAATAATTCTTGATTGACAGAACCTGTCCCTGAGAAACATCACCCAGATCGGGACGGCTGGAGAGAAAGATCGGCGGCGGAAACTCAGGAGTCAGGTGATCGGGTAAATCGAAGTCGACGTCAAAACGAGACAGATCACGTTTTTCCAGTTTCTGGATTGCATCGATCTGTTTCTTTGGGAAAACCTGTCCTCCCACGGGGTGTTTGGTGTGAGGCAGAGGACGGAAGCCGTAGGGAAAGGAATTTGTCTCTTTAACTCTCTCGGGTGCGGCAGCCGACAGCTGCTCCCACGTGACTCCCTCGGGGAGCTTGACACGAACGCCCTCCTGAACCGCTTTTCGGCCGGCAGACATCTTCAAATCCGAAGGTTGATCGCTCAAGTCATAGCGTTGCTCGAACAGACTCTGCTGTTTCTCCATCACTTCCGGTTTTTGTGCGACATCACTCTGCATGACTTCGTCAAAAGGTTTGTCACTCACCACCGGCATATAAGACTGATCGGGAAGCTCGGATTGCGTTTTGTCTGGTTCCTGTGATTTCAGTACGGTGATCAGTGATACGCTCAGCACACCGGTCAGCAGACTGAGCCTGATCATTCTTTTGATCTGCTTTTGTCTCATTGCTTTGTTCCTTATTCATGTCGGTTCATCAGATTTTGATACCACGTCCATGGCTCAATTCTCGAACGGCACGATGAAACGATCGCTTTCAGAGCCCGCTAAACTGAAAGTGCATTCCGGGTCGGTCGAGTGATAACCATAGTCAGGAACAGAAACAGCATATATCATGCCAATGCCTGACAAAAACGATGCCGTGAATTTATGATAAACCAAATGACAGCCCGATTTGATGCAAGAGATTTCTGCTGAATAAGGCTGTCTTTTTTCTGTGCAGGAAAAGGAATTGATCGATGCGGTTGATTTCCGATCAGAGTGGCGCATGAGAAGCCAGCACGAACTGTATGTGGTATTTGAAGCACTACGAGTCAAGATGATGGACTCGGCTTCTTCATTCACATTTTGTGCAGATGAAAAACTTGCTTAGTGGAAAATCAGGGAGATTTCTTGAGATCAAGAAACTTTTTCAGCTGCAGATCGTAGCCGGTCTTATTCAGGGGAGGACCGACGACAATTCTCAATGTGACTTTCTCGAGGTAGGCCCGATTCGCGAGAAAACCGCAGACAACCGTTCCCGATTTTGTGCGTCTGGCTTGCAGCGGTGCATATCCCACCAGGAATTCTTTACCATCCCCGATTTCCAGACTGACGTGATCGAATTGTTTTATCTCACCTGCGGGTTTGAATTCCAATGTCACCCAGACCTGTTCCGCTCCGTTTGCCTTGGCCCGGACTTCGATTCCCAATTCTTTTGCCAGTTTCTGTGAGACGGGTTTGATTCCCATTATGGCATAGCCGGTGCTTGTAGCTGTGATGCACAGCAGAGACATGACTGCAAAACTCAGGAGCGTGCTTCTTCTATGGGAACGCATGTGTTTCTCCTATGGGAATCAGGATTTTGAACCGCTTCAGACCGAGCAGACTAGGGAGCCGGCTGTTTCTGATCAGCACTGATGGTAAGCAGCGTCTTTAAGAGGTCCTTGTCGATTGACTCTATTAAAAATTTCACAGAACCGTCGCACAAACCGACATGATACCCCCCTGTATGGAAACCGCCAAACTCAGGTACTTTTTTCCCGTCAAACGGAATGTCTGCCGGCTTCGTCCAGGGAATATCTCGTTTCGCTTCGAGAACGGCAATGGTATTTGTTGTGCCGCCCAGGATCTCGCTGAGTTTGATGCCCGTTTTATTACCAAATACAGTTCCTGGACCTGTCACCACAAAGTATGACGCATTTGTGGACTTTTCTGAATTCGGATTGTTGAATGCAGAAACGACGGTCTCTGCAATTTTGCGATTATGCGGGCTGTCCCACGGCTCATTCATACGATACTGATCGTACAGCTCCTGCTGATCGAGATAAGGTAGCAGTTCGACCCGCCAGCTGTGAGGCGTTTTTCCATCCGGGCCCATTACGACTGCCGGGGGAAAATGCTTATGTGTGAAATGATAATTGTGTAATGCCAGCATGATTCGTTTGATATTATTCTTCGATACCGAACGGCGTGCCGCTTCGCGTGCGTGTAAGATGCCGGGCAGAATGGCCGCAACCATATTGGTACAGGTTTCACTGTTCAACGATGTCGATAATTTCACCAGATCTTCATTTTGAGTAACTCGAGTGGAACCCAGAATCTGTTCTACAAGTTTCATTTGAGATTTCTGAGCCGGTTGAAGGGGGCGGTTTGTCTGTTTGCTCGCTGCATTCATCTGCTGCAGCATATTCTGCCCCAGACCGAGCAGACCTTGTAATGCCTGTTTGATTTCGGGACTGTTTTTCTCTTGGGAAAAGGCCAGATCCAGGGAGAGTTTCTGTTGTAATGTGATACCTAAAGCGACAATCTCGGAATGATCCCATACCGGCGAGATTAGAGGCCAAATAGGGATTTTAACAGAGAGTGCCTGAACCATACCTCCCATAAGCAATCGTGCTTTTTGCATGTTGACCGCGCCGGCAATGGAAGCCGTTTCGACCGGCTGCAGTCGCTTAGTCCAGGTATGGTTGTTTTGATCCTGCATACTGTCAATTACCTTTTTCAGAGCACTGGCTTTATCTGAGATAATGCAGGACTTTTCATCCAGGAATAACAATGCGTCTCCATCGGGTGACGTGTTTGTCAGGAATGTTTTTCCCTTGTAACGGGATTCTATGAGATTGGTTTTAGTGAATTTTTTCCGTACCAGCTTTTGGTCTAATTTTTGTGTTGAATTTAACACGGAAACAAAGTCGACCGGCTTCTGTCCAACCTTGCCAGATTCCGCCAGAAGATACATAATTGTAATCGTCTCCAGTTTGGTCGGATCCACTCCCAGAAAATTATAGTCAGAATATTTCTGTTGTTCCTGTTTGATCAATTGTAGAACTGGCGCCATTGCTTTTTCCCCCAGCAGTTGTGCAGGGCGGACCGCCAGGACTCCCAGTGCATCTTCAGGGACCAAATCCATGCGAAACGGTTTCAGTTTGGTTGTTGCCGCTTCCGGCTTTGAGTCTCGCGATGTCTTTCCCTGGGCTTGCAAATCTTGAGAACCGGCAGCAAGCAGACTGCTTGCGATGACTACTGTTATGAGTAGAGAATTCAGAACAGACAAGCGGAAACAATTTCGAAAGGGGGGCAGTACAGTTAACATCAGGGTCTCCCAGGGTTCATTCCAACAATTTGCCATCTTGGTCGGATGTGCACTTAAGGGAGTATAGTAGCGCCAGGAAGGGATAGAAACTATGAAATGCAAAAATGTTGACCGGTGAAACAGATTCTTTGCCTGTCAGATTTGCTTAGAATAAATCAGGTCTTTTGAATCTGTGTGATTTGAATCGATATACTCGCCCGTTAACTGACTGTTTTTTGTGGCATCATTTCGTCAGACAGATCAACCAGATTCCCGATCCAGCCAGCGCTGTTGGGGAGTTCCAGATCTTCAAGAGCAGTTGGGTTGACGCTCCAGAGTCCGGCGACTTCCATCACATGCGTTTCATCGGGATAACACAGATCCTCTCGTTCCCAATACGAATCTGAATCTGCGTCTGGTGAATCAGGATCAAAGTATTCGTAACCGAGTTCTTCTTCTTCCTCTGTATCTGCTCCCCGGTTAGCAAGTATCTCGTCACTTTCGCCAAGATACGCGAATGCGCGGATTTCAGAACCATTGATATAGCGTGACCAGGCATGATATTCCACGACGCGATGTGTCCCGAAATATTGCACTTCGCCGAATTCTTGCGAGAGTATGGTCAGGAGCGGTGTCAGGCCATCCGGTTCGGGTTCCTTGCCAAGTTCCGGCAGATGGTAGGAAACGACCAGTACCCAGCCATTGATGGGAGGAGAAATGAAAGTGTGGCCGTTGTAGGCGGCAATGACTCCCGTATTCCAGTTTGCGGGTTGGACGTTCTCGATGTGAAGCGTA
This window of the Gimesia fumaroli genome carries:
- a CDS encoding cytochrome B6, with the protein product MRQKQIKRMIRLSLLTGVLSVSLITVLKSQEPDKTQSELPDQSYMPVVSDKPFDEVMQSDVAQKPEVMEKQQSLFEQRYDLSDQPSDLKMSAGRKAVQEGVRVKLPEGVTWEQLSAAAPERVKETNSFPYGFRPLPHTKHPVGGQVFPKKQIDAIQKLEKRDLSRFDVDFDLPDHLTPEFPPPIFLSSRPDLGDVSQGQVLSIKNYYRLLKGKLTPVQMEGMRLLLTPFPQQQFNQTGDRKVKEASLGVSCLDCHVNGHTNAAYHLNPDTRPQAARFRLDTVSLRGMFNQQIHGSKRSLRSVEDFSEFEQRTAYFDGDHVIAAKKGVHLPNRSDAVSMMAQMQNMFDFPPAPKLDVFGKLIPEKATELELEGQKVFFGKGRCAECHPAPFYLDNKMHDLHLERFYSPEMIAGQYNIADGPIKTFTLRGIKDSPPYHHDGRLLTLADSVEFYNLVLQTNLTEQEKAALVAFLKCL
- a CDS encoding DUF1559 domain-containing protein; its protein translation is MLTVLPPFRNCFRLSVLNSLLITVVIASSLLAAGSQDLQAQGKTSRDSKPEAATTKLKPFRMDLVPEDALGVLAVRPAQLLGEKAMAPVLQLIKQEQQKYSDYNFLGVDPTKLETITIMYLLAESGKVGQKPVDFVSVLNSTQKLDQKLVRKKFTKTNLIESRYKGKTFLTNTSPDGDALLFLDEKSCIISDKASALKKVIDSMQDQNNHTWTKRLQPVETASIAGAVNMQKARLLMGGMVQALSVKIPIWPLISPVWDHSEIVALGITLQQKLSLDLAFSQEKNSPEIKQALQGLLGLGQNMLQQMNAASKQTNRPLQPAQKSQMKLVEQILGSTRVTQNEDLVKLSTSLNSETCTNMVAAILPGILHAREAARRSVSKNNIKRIMLALHNYHFTHKHFPPAVVMGPDGKTPHSWRVELLPYLDQQELYDQYRMNEPWDSPHNRKIAETVVSAFNNPNSEKSTNASYFVVTGPGTVFGNKTGIKLSEILGGTTNTIAVLEAKRDIPWTKPADIPFDGKKVPEFGGFHTGGYHVGLCDGSVKFLIESIDKDLLKTLLTISADQKQPAP